One segment of Megachile rotundata isolate GNS110a chromosome 6, iyMegRotu1, whole genome shotgun sequence DNA contains the following:
- the LOC100879457 gene encoding uncharacterized protein LOC100879457: protein MVFDKIINNTLNNIPGVGHTKAAFHYLSGDRHAAKEAFNAANRSTVVVGAATVTGGLGAIPAAMAYDVGTSIVTGEPQGYVAATKNLVEDPSLSTVMDAGLLTVGDVVAGSAGAKGLRNALIPKPKGKSLLIDTIVITEAVCASGKNYVYTEATKTFAKTLSEEAQKSQSPRYGGDSSNDDSPRRSSGVHSHKVSEESSDEESTDEEDEFDIAFTYDDYEVDTTTPLTPEEKNEALQKKKNQTPEGNLPKNINKRDVKFSSKEELNNSKERFNRQDPSNSSNVVDENLWRQPVWLHLRMPHTFNYTGAIVTNTLRQGLLHILIRHGHQFAAYIPDFQTIFDKLPKEIRDLIRRVQKALTDTASSSAISRLERALRKLDSQTSQDVDEILFELQMKLYDYIQENILFDGDRRGYAGEGCNNHKRQTVFFKPNNDQILVIGVSDELYHNPLRFGGDRRPVRAVITSYYITGKKYEGRYVDILFDLISYLRDN, encoded by the exons ATGGTATTCGACAAGATCATAAATAATACTCTAAATAACATCCCTGGTGTGGGTCATACAAAAG CTGCCTTCCATTATCTCTCTGGTGATCGACATGCCGCAAAGGAAGCATTCAATGCCGCGAATAGAAGCACAGTTGTAGTAGGAGCTGCCACAGTGACTGGAG GGCTTGGTGCTATCCCCGCTGCCATGGCTTATGATGTCggaacgagtatagtaacaggaGAACCTCAAGGATATGTGGCAGCGACCAAGAATTTGGTCGAAGACCCAAGCCTTTCCACAGTTATGGATGCAGGTCTTCTTACAGTTGGAGACGTTGTTGCTGGCAGTGCGGGAGCAAAAGGACTGCGAAATGCACTTATTCCAAAGCCTAAAGGAAAAAGCTTACTTATTGACACTATAGTAATAACTGAGGCAGTATGTGCAAGCGGAAAGAATTATGTATACACTGAAGCTACAAAAACTTTTGCTAAAACTTTATCTGAAGAGGCACAGAAATCACAGTCTCCTCGTTATGGAGGAGATAGTAGCAACGATGATTCTCCACGTAGATCGTCCGGAGTGCACAGTCATAAAGTCAGTGAGGAAAGCAGCGACGAAGAGAGTACCGACGAAGAAGATGAGTTCGATATTGCATTCACTTATGATGATTATGAAGTAGACACAACCACACCTTTAACCCCAGAAGAGAAAAACGAAGCTCTGCAAAAGAAGAAGAATCAAACGCCAGAAGGAAATCTTCCAAAGAATATCAATAAACGGGATGTTAAGTTCAGTTCGAAAGAAGAACTAAATAATTCGAAAGAAAGATTTAACAGACAAGATCCAAGTAATAGCAGTAACGTAGTTGACGAAAATTTATGGCGACAACCGGTTTGGTTGCACCTTCGTATGCCTCACACATTCAATTATACG GGAGCGATTGTGACAAATACCCTACGACAGGGTTTATTGCATATCCTTATTCGACATGGACACCAATTCGCAGCCTATATCCCtgattttcaaacaatttttgacaaattacCAAAAGAGATTAGAGATCTTATTCGCCGAGTCCAAAAAGCGCTTACCGACACTGCGTCCAGTAGTGCAATAAGTCGATTAGAACGAGCTTTACGAAAATtggattcccaaacttcccaag ATGTAGACGAAATTCTATTTGAATTACAAATGAAGCTATACGACTATATACAGGAGAACATCCTTTTCGACGGGGATAGACGTGGATATGCTGGAGAAGGTTGTAACAACCATAAACGTCAAACTGTATTTTTCAAACCGAATAATGATCAAATTTTGGTTATCGGTGTATCCGATGAGCTGTATCATAATCCGCTTCGTTTCGGTGGCGATAGACGTCCTGTAAGAGCAGTTATAACAAGTTACTATATAACTGGGAAGAAGTATGAAGGGAGATACGTGGATATACTATTTGACCTCATCTCATATTTGCGTGATAACTAG